In Vitis riparia cultivar Riparia Gloire de Montpellier isolate 1030 unplaced genomic scaffold, EGFV_Vit.rip_1.0 scaffold478_pilon_pilon, whole genome shotgun sequence, the DNA window TTCCTggatcatcaaaatcaattgcACCAGCCTCAAATGGAAGTAGCTAGCACACCGTAGACTCCCTTCCTTTACTCTCCACGCCAACCTAAATCTGAAATAATTTTGCATGTTGAGAAGACACTTCTAAGATTATAATGCAAGCAGGAGGCCATCGTACACACCTATTGCATATAAGGGCTAGGCAAACTTCTCTAGGGCTTAGGAGTATGGTAAGATGGCCTGAAGACATATTAGAAGTCTCagcattacaaaaaaaaaaaaatggtatactAGCATCATTAGAACAAACATTATTACTGGTAGTTTAGAAACAGTGTAAAATAGATTATCAGTACTCACTCTTGTGGAAtatccaagaaataaaaatatcagCATCTGAAGCACAAATGTGAtataattgaatatatatatatatatatatatatattggacaAAATCTATCTGCAAGAGAGAGAATGTACCGTATAATTAGTACTGCAAGCAACCATATGCTTTGCTACTGTCGAAGGCCTGCAAAAAAGTACCAAATCATACGTCTGTTATGACCAGAGAGACAGAGAAGAGCACAGTCAGACATTATTCACTCTcaaagtttttgaaatttttgatggaacaaaaaaaaacaaaacccaatGTATTCTATAAATTATTCACAAATCTAGAACATTGCAAGTAAGTCCAAAGTTATTTACAAAACCCTATAATTATTCCACAGAACTCAACATGCCTCTTTCATCCCTCAACATGCATCACCCGTCTTACTCTAAAATTTATTCTCATACACTCTAATGAAATCACTTATGGTTCCCAATCCCAATCACAAGTTAGAAATTGTCTGATGCTAAgtgatttcaaaattccaaaacaaCAACCATGTACATTCTTGAAGAATGAATACTGATGTTATAGCACTAACCCTAGAGCAGCTGAGGTCCATTCCCTAAGCATTCAGCATAGTTTCAACTGCAGTGAAAGTCATTGAAAGCACCACATCTGCAATTATCACAATACTTACCAATTAGGATgtgagaccaaaaaaaaaaagtagttgttgcaaagaaataataaaatttaataatatgattaaaGAGTTATGATTTACCTAAAGTAGTTTCAGGGTTCAGCCCTGTGATAATTCTAGCAACATCAACAGGATCAACATTTGCAAGGCTACAAGCAAATGTAGATAAAAGAATAGGTTGTGATAAGGAAAACGAGGGTAATAGTATTAAGTGACATAAGTAACAGATTACTTACAAAGGCAGTTGGCCTCTTTTGCAGATTTAATAGCCTCTGGATTCGCAGGTCGTCAAGATTAAACTATAAATATCAGGTAGAGATTAATATGAAACAATCTCAGACattgaaaatggaaaacaataaacaaattccccttttgaaaagacaaaatCAAACTACTTTACAAGGCTGCTGACTAAATTATGAATCTAATCCTGTTTGTAGATCCGTGTGCACAAAGAGGGTGTAGCTAAGAACCTGTCACCAATGCCAACAAAAATTACATCCATCAATGCTTTTCTAGCGACTCCAACCtactaaaatttttcaataagtgggtgttagaaaattttctttcttatgagAGTTAGACTGGCAGATTCCAATCTATGGCTGGGCAAAAAGTTGCATCAAATCTTTCCTTGAAAAATTACATTACCTgttactaaaactaaaaaaataaaaaattattgattttagtTAACGACCATATGTCTGAAATAATGATCTTGAATCTTCAATGACTAGTATAATGCAAGAAAGTATGTAGAGTTAAAGACTGTTTAAACATCCATTATTATGGCTGTATCATGAAAAGGTAGCAACACTCACAAAGGAATTGGCCTTGTCTGCAGTTCATTGTTTCCTTTCCAGTGCCTCCTTAACGTTGGCTTTCTCCTCCAGCAGACTTTGCTCCTTTCAACATGGCTGCTTCCTCTTCACTTCTCAACATGGCTGTTCCATGGCTCCTAGGAAGCTGAGAAATGGTTTCATGAAGTTGATTCAGAACAAACTCTAAAGTTTGTTTAATATGTAAGTGGCCTGTTTCTAGTACGATCCAAGTCAAAAGGCCAATTTCCTCCACTGTTTGATTCAAAGATTGCTCTTCGCACAGCCTATGATAACAAAAAAGCATAGTAAATACTACACTTCCGGCTCATCAATGGTAAAATACATGACTTATGGGAGCCCAAGAATTTGTAAGGCTTTAATGATAATCTAACCTTGACAGATTCTAGTAGTTTCTGATTATCATGGAATAATCCAAACTCCATGAACACTTCTAACAATTTATCTGCTTGAACAAGATGGTTCGATAAAGGACAAAAAAGGAGTACAAAATCTTGAACTTGTTAAATATTAAGCATCCAGTGACAGAAGCAGAAGGCTCAGAGATGGCCGGTTGCCAGAGAAGGTCTGTGAAAGAAAATGCAATCATTAAAGCACAAAGCTTATTCGTTGAAAGAAGACTTAAGAGCACAAATTGAAAGGACATTACCTTGTGAGGAATAAGATGCTGGGGAACATTCTCATTCTGCAATTGTTCAGGGTTCTGCAAGAAACTGGAGTGTCGTGGTTCCTCACCACTTCATCTGCAAACCATATCTAATCAAGAATTATGTAATGCAATGTAGGAACACCATAAATGTAAACAGCAGATTCTCAGAAATATCCATTTCTTGGGGTCAGGTACCTTTCAGGTACACATGTTGCTGACTCTTCACAACACCAATAAAATCACAATGAATGACTTTGGAAGATGAGTTTCAACTTTGGAAGATGAATTCAAGCTTACACTCAATTCCATATTCCTCCAAGATGATGAGCAATTGAAGGTGTAAACTGAATGGAAAGTAGGAATTGATTGATtttacaaaaggaaaaagaatgatAATTTTCAATATGCTTTTCACACGaataatatcaaaacaaaaagCCACCCAAGGGAAGAATCAATGCACTTTCAGAGTTTTAATTTCTCATGGATCATTTGACTTTTTGCTAAACTATTAATGATATTACCATTTTCTCAATCGCATGTATACCCACCTAACAAGCTAAATCCATTCGGATTTAGGTAGGATCAAGCTCAAATTCAAAGAGCATGCATGCTCATGCAAATCATCCCACATATGATTACATATCAAGAGATGGCATACCCATGAAACATGAAGACCATCCTCCTACTCACAGGTATTGGACTCCATAATGTTCAGTGAATTTACATATTGGAATTGCTTTTAGACTATTGCAGAGATAACTTCATCTTTGAAACACCATACCCATGCAACACATGCACAAGATcgataaaaataatagataaaagcaagaaaatCACAAGAACAGAGTATGATAGGGGGATGAGGTATATGAAAACCCTCAAATAACTTGAAATTTCTACAAGGATTCAATGTAACCAATTTTTGATTTAGATGTATTTTAGATAGGAAAAGCCGAGTTATGTACCAGGGTTACAAAATTGCATATCTGAACAATTGAAATTTTGCAGTCCCAGACCAGTTTCAAGGGTACAAATTATATTAGATTAACCTATTTTCCTCAATATAATAGAAGATCGAGTTACCTGGTGAATTATTAGTTGGTGAAAGCTGTGCTGACCATTTGTTCCTggatcatcaaaatcaattggACCGGCCTCAAATTGAAGTAGCTAGCACACGAAAGACTCCCTTTCCATTGTTCTCCATGCCAACctaaatccaaaataattttgcatGTTGAGAAGACACTTCTAAGATTATAATGCAAGCAGGAGGCCATGGTACAAACCTATTGCATATGAGGGTGGGGCAAACTTCTCTAGGGCTTAGGAGTATGGTAAGATGGCCTGAAGACATATCAGAAGTCTTAGCATTAttaaaaaagtagaaaactAGCATCTCATTAGAACAGAAATAATTACTGGTAGTTTAGAATCAGTGTAAAATAGATTATCAATATTCACTCTTGTGGAATATCCAAGAAATATATTATCAACATCTGAAGCTCAAATGTGATATaattgaacatatatatattggaCAATATCTATCTGCAAAACAGAGAGTATAATGTAAGATTAGTACTGCAAGCCACCAGATGCTTTGCTGCTGCTGTTGAAGGCCTGCAAAAAAGTACCAAATCATTCATGTGCTATGACCAGAGAGATAGAGAAGAGTAGAGTCATACATTATTCACTCTCAAAGTTCTTGAAGTTTTTaatggaccaaaaaaaaaaaaacaaaacccaatgtattctataaattattcataaatCCAGAACATTGTAAATAAGTCCAAAGTTCCTTACAAAATCCTATAATTATTCCAAAGAACTCTAGGGTGAGACACATCCCTCTTTCATCCCTCAACATGCATCACCCGTCTTACTCTAAAATTCCTTGTCATACACTCTCTAATGATTACTTATGGTTCCCAATCCAAATCCCAAGTTAGAAATTGTCTAACGCTaagtaatttcaaaattccaaaacaaCAACCATATACATTCTTGAAGAGTGAATACTGATGTTATAGCACTAACCCTATTGTGAAAGTCATTGAAAGTCATTCAACATTCAACTATTGTGAAAGTATGTAGCCCTCTACCAATTAATACCAACAAGTATCAGGgcataagaaaaacaaatgaatttataagaaaaattggGAAAAAGATACAGTCAGTAGGCCTCTACCACCCAACTTTGTTAGAATTCATGCCTGGTTAAACTTGGGCTCCTGAGAGGACTGAATGTCCCCATAGGGATGAAAAACTCTAAAGCATTTTATAGCAGTTTACGATCAGCAGTTTATAAAACCCTTCCTCAAGATCAAAAAGCTTATTATTTTCTGatgctttctcagcaaccacaAAACTCACAAGCAAATAACTCCTATTCCCCAAGAGACAAATACGTACATTCCATTTCCtggtaattaaattaaaaaaaaaattgtttatattctatttttttctacaCTTGCTGGGCAAGTAACTCCAATTCCCCAAAATAGAcccatttctttttcctttatttaatttaaaaatactttattttccaTGCTTTGCCTGCAGTTTCCTGGAAACCAAACTGAGTAAGAGCAAATAACTCCAATGCCCCAAAATGCCCAAATCTAATTTCTCATTgattagattgaaaattatttaattgtccaTCCTCCTTCCActctttctcagcaaccaaaaagGCACAAGCAAATAACGCCAATATCCTAAAACACACGCATTCCATTTCCTGCTAAGAAACTCTGGTTCCATAAATCACCGCTATAAAAAAGTGAACAAGCCACCCAAAACATCCCCAAACATCAAGTCATAAATCAATAACATTACAAACTTCCAGAAAAAAGAAACCCTAGAAATGATTCGGACAGTAGCTACAGGGATTGAAATGCTCGAAGGTAATTGAATTTCATATGGAAatatgagtttgaagaaaatgCAGAAAAATCTAGGGAGAGACGgttggagagagagaaaaacaaacttGGGAGCTGTATTATTGAAGTTTGCGCCCATGGGTGATAGCCTCAAagatttgtttttcttggggaaaaaaacaaataaaaaggagAAACACGATAAAAAAATTTCTGACCTTTGaattagaaagagaaaagaagatgaATTACCAGTAAAGAGAACATTAGTGATGCAAGTGTGGTTGAGCCTAATACTTGGGATCAGTCTTGGGTTTCTCTGAATCTTTTATGGTGTGACTCCTCTCCTAGGCTCTGTTCTGTGGGATTCCTTTTATTGTGAGCTTTACTATTAGTATCTAAGAGTAGTAAGCTTCTCTTACTAATCCATGGTCACCAAACTTCCCATGAGAAGTACTGCGTTGTGCCATTGTTGGATGCTTCTGTTCATAATCTTCTCTGTATACAAGACGGATTCCACACTCTTCCACTTGGGCACCATAAAATGAAGCCTCGATGTGTGTCCATTGATTGGTGTGATAACTTTCCTCAATAGCTAACTTGGGATAACATATCACCCACTGCATAGATACATCATATTTAAAACAGCGAGAAGCGAGACAGAAAAAACCCAAGTATTCTGATTGATTATTTCCTTCGATTATCAAATCACATTCGAACTCTGGTTCTTCATCTTCAAGTTCACTGTCTTCCTCAGATATATGACCTGATTCATACTGAGATTCATAGGCAGGTGCAACATAAACACAGCATAAAGCAAATCCCCACAAGTCACCATTTTCATACCAATTCGGAGGGAGCTCTATTGTTACTTCATTCCTTCCCATATTCCGATTCGTTATCCACTCTAGAATTCCACTACTTCTAGGAATAACAATACCAATTCCATTGCCCAAGAAGGAAGAATAACGATTAAAAACATAGCCGTCCTGCACGAAAGCACCAAGTAAATCCAATGggtacaaaagaaaaaggaatgtGGCATGAGAATCATACCTCAATTTCTGATTTGAAGCAATTGACCATAGAATGAATAGGTAGAAGCGAGGGGCTTGATGAAATACCATCCGAACAGTGCGCATCTAAAAATCGTAGACTTGATGGAAGCTCCGGAATTTGTTGAAGGTTCTTGCAGTGACTCAAGTCAAGGGCTTTTAGATTGGAAAGTCGACTGATGCCAGCAGGAATGCTACTAAAATGGTTCCAACCCAGATATAATTCTTCCAAGGATGTTAGATGGCAAATATGATTGAGGATCTTTCCTTCCATTAGATTGCAGTCACGTAGAGATAATTGTTGCAGTGGAGATAGGTTCCGAATATCACTGGGGATTCCTTCTTCCTTTAGCTTGCATTTAGTAAGAGATAATTTTACCAATGAAGATAGATGGAAAATCTTATCGAGGATTCCTTCTGCCATGCTAGGGAAGTTCCCTAGAGATAATATTTGCAATGAGGATAGGTGGAAACTGCCACTGAGGATGTCTTTTTCCATGCCATAAAACTTTCTTACAGATAATTCTACCAGTGATGACAGGAGGCACTGTGGGTTTAATGCTTCTAATGAGGAAAAGCCGTCATCCCagattatttttgaatttgaaatgtgaCAGGTTACAGGTGAAAATAGCCAGGGGCTTGGATCAATCCCTAGTTTCATCTCTAACATTTCCTTGAGTTTTGGACAATTTGTAACCTTCAAACTTTTGAGAGAGCTCAAATTGTAAATGCTCACGGGAAGACTCTCAAGGTTTCTGCAACATGAGAAATCTAACGATTCAAGAGCTTTTAGACTTCCAATATTGATATCTGGAAAGCCCTTCAGTTTTGAACACCGTTTCAATAAAAGAGTTTGAAGAGAGCTCAAACCACCAATACTGTTCGGAAGACTCTCAAGGTTCTCACACCATGACAAATCCAAATATTCAAGAGCTTTTAGACTTCCAATATTGATATCTGGAAAGCCCACGAGTTCTGAACACTCAACTAGATCGAGAGTTCGAAGAGAGCTCAAACTATAAATACTGTCTGGAAGACTCAAAAGATTTCTGCAATAACCTAAGTCCAAGTCTTCAAGCCCATTTAGATTCCCGATTGATGATGGTAATTCCGTTATACCTGTATGACTTAAATTAAGCTTTCTTAGActtctcatttcttccttgatctCCGGAAAACTTTTTAAGTTTGAACAGCCATTACAAGAGAGTGTTTGAAGGCATTCCAGCTTATGAAGGTTCCTTGGAAGACTCTCAAGCCTTTCGCACCCTATTATATTCAAGAAAACAGTTAGGTAGTGACTCTAATAATAACATTGAAGCATGGGTGAAACACTTAAGTAACCTTGTACAACCTGTTAGCTCTAGAGTCTCTAAATTTGGCATACTTGAGATGCTTGAAATATCAACTAGATGGTCGGAATGACTAAGATCAATGACTTTTAACTTTTTAGTAGGCTGtaatagaagaaaatttgtttcaataagTAAACTTCAAAAGACTTTAAAATTAGTCTAGAGCAAAAATATCACTAAATAATAGCAATACCATATTTCCTTCCCAAAGATGTTTTATTTTGCTGTACCAGAGGTTGAGTTGAACAAGATTGTCTACATGAAAATTTGATGGCAAAGATCCTAAAGGGTAGAACTCCCAATGAAAATATACTAAATCATGAGAAGGCAATTCAAAGTCTTGGGAAAGCTGCACCATATTGCCTTTAAATTTGAGCAATCTAAGTCGATTCATCTTCTGAAAAGCTTCAGCATTGAGTTGTATACGTTTATTAGTAGACCAATCAGACTTTATGAATATCCCCTCAATGTGTTTTGTCCCCTGAAAACAAGGATTGAGAATAAGCAATATAAGATGCATAGgaattcaataaaattatatagataAGGTACTcaaactataataataataaaaataaatcttgtTGAATCTTTTATATGTCTTTAGATCTCAAGTATGTTCATGTATTTTTCTCTTACCTTATTTTGTGCAAATACACTTTCAACATCCTGTAATTCCCATAATCTGCTCCATTTTCCTGGACGTTCTGGATCAATTTTGCGAACAATTTCCCAACCCATTTCTTGTAACAAGTCATGCATCCTTATAGTGCCGTATGTTATAGAAATAAGACACCTCTCATGAAGAACCGTTAGTCCAGTCGTTGGATGGAATTTGCAACCTTCTAGTATTCTTGTAACAATTTTTTCATCCTCATCTTTGAAGAAGCATGCAATATCAAGAAACAACTTCTTGCATTTATCATCTAGTCCATCATAACTTATCTGGAGTACCTTTTGAATATCCTCGAGAGGGTTTGTTTTTAGTTGATTCAGTGTGCTTTTCCAGAAACCCTCATTcctttttgaaagaaaagaacCCAAAACTACAAGAGCCAATGGAAGGCCTTTAGCATAATCTAGTATATGATTAGACAGGTCCACAAAATTTTCTATGGGATGGTCTTGCTTGAAGGCTTTCCAACAAAAGAGTTCCTTAGCTTGCTCGTGTGCCAATCCCTTAGCCTCATATGATGAATATGACTCATATACATCAAGGCAACGTTTATTTCTCGTGGTCACAATGATTATGCTTCCTCGATGAAGACATTCAGAATTAGGAGCTAAGAATTCTAATTGTCTTGGACAATCTACATCATCAAGAACAATAAGAACCTTTTCAAAGCAACACTCACTCTTTATCTTTTCGATTCCTTTACCAATATCACTTAACTTCGTATCTTTCTCCATTAGGATATCACAAAGAAGGTTTTTTTGTAATTGAAGCAAACCATCATCATCTTTAGATTTCTCTCTCACATTTGCAAGAAAGCTGTGACGTTTAAATTGAACTAACATATCATTGTAAACAACCTTGGCGATGGTAGTTTTACCAATCCCACCAATCCCATAAATCCCAACCATGCTCACTTTATTTGATTGGGGATCTATCAATGACTTCActactttcaaattttcatccattCCAACCATGTTCTCACCAACATGTACCAACTTAGGAATTAATCTTCTAATCTCACCAATGATATCTTCAATAAACTCTGCCTCAGATCTGTCCATTATAAAGTACAATAAAACATGCAGTGAGTTAGAATCAATttccaaagaaaacaaagatgaagtAAATGGAAATTATAGAATGGTGTTTAGCTTCATTCGATGCAACTAAATTAAGGTCAAATAGaatgtaaattaaaaatgtgTTGAGTTGCATGtttgaataaaatttcattgtaTTATGTCAAGTATATGTgcaataaaataatgtaaacatCTCAATTGCTTCTAAAGGTCCAAATTGAAGTTGACCTTTCTAAAGTATCATTATCCTTTATGATAAGAGATTTTATTATAGAGAGCAATACTAGTTTGGCTAGAAATCTACCAATTTGTCACCCAAGTCCCTAACCTAGCAATGCTTTTATTAATTACACCATGACTTGTGACCATCCTCTATGCTTGTAAGACTTTCaactatttattttgtaaacaaGTACATTTTCGTTGTAGTTCTATTTATATTTAGGTTACCAATAATTGCTACGTGAGTTTCATATTTTGATGAaatccccattttttttccaaatataaaTTAGAATGACAAGGAAAGTGACACATGTTTGTTTGCTGGTCAAAAGCCTAGCAACAACTAGACTCATGGAAAAAGATTTCTAAATGATACTTATAAGAAAAATGCATGTATagatattgtttttgaaaatagattttttttctttagaatataaaatagtttaataacttaaatatatattttatttttgttactaaaaattatcttcaaaaaTTTGTTAGGTAAACAAGTTCATTTTTAAGAGCATATTTGAGATGATTTTAAGTATTTTCTTATAGAGTATTGtgataaagaaatgaaaatatagatAATACTTAGAGAAATgttatattatacataaatttataataccTTCATAGTTAATAAGTCGAGAAAGgcgtttttcatatttgaattttcaaataaaattttgttcattaTTTTCAACATTGGGTTGgggaaaactattttttgaacatTAGTTTCAAgtcaaacaagctctaaggtTGCTTGCTTTTATTTGTAATTGAGGCATGGAAGAATGTAGAACAtacaagagaaaaagagaaaaaaaaaacaatttcgaTTACAATATATTAATCCCATGAGTACACAAAGTAGAATAGCAAGGGAATAAGTTTAGCATTAGATGATTCAATGTGAAAGACAAGGTCTTAAGAAGAGATTATCCTGATGTCATGGGATAATTAGAATAAAACGAGATACAAACATTAGattaaaaggtaaataaatttgataatcaACTTGCAAATATAGAGGAAGAAACAATATTAAGTAAAGAAGAATATTTTGGAATCTTAAAGATTTTTAACAATTCAAAACTTGGCATATggcataattattttattttattttatttttttactggTATTACCTGCTGGCCCTGAATGAGCCCACAACACCTACTAtagattttctaatattatctCAATTGTAggcaaatatatttttttccgatatattttaattatatttgatttccttttataattttaataacaaattaaacgtgagaaaatcattttttttttttactctttcttattactttccaagaaatcaaacatattaaTGTCTTCTCctaaaaaatggattttgattgatatatgtaatcataaatattttatttattaacaagaatgaaaataaactGTCAGAAAATTGGAAATGGAAAAACTGAAGTAGGGATTACCTATCATCCTTCAGATGAAATCCACTCAAATTACCGGCTTTCCGTAAGGCAGTCCTCCACTcctctatcttcttcttcttcttctcctcgtCCGCATTTTTCTCGTGATTGTTAAATGCTTCTCCATAAATCCCAATCTGGTTCCTGACTTCAGACGGCTCTACATgatagaaaataggaaaaacctTTTGTCCCTTTTCTTTCTCGCACTCCATGATCTTGACGAGTTCATCCAAGCACCACTTGGAATGAGCATAGGTTTTCGAGAAGACAATAAGGGCGATCCTTGATCCTTCAATAGCTTTTAGGAGCTCGGGCGCAATCTCTTCTCCCCTTGGAAGTCCTTCATCATCTATAAAGGTTTCAATGTTGGCATGATCCAAAGCCTTGTAGAGATGACTAGTAAAGTTATTGCGGGTATCCTCGCCTCTGAAACTCAAGAACACATCGTACCTCCATTTAgaattagaagaagaagaagaagaagaagaagaagagggtctcTTGGGATTGCTAGTGGAAGCCATGGTTGGATTGTAACAAaatttggaagaagaaaaaacaaaggggTCTTTGAATGCTGAGAGTCTGAGACGATGGTGGTGAGGATGTCTGGTTCTTTACAACTGTATCCCATTAAAATTGCTTCTACAGACtttggaaaaagtaaaaataaagcGTCCTCGGTTGCCGAGTGGCTCTACTTTCTTTCAATTATTTCTGGTTGAGTGAAAGCCCTTTTGCATTCACTAACAGTGGGATTCAATTAtgtcctattttatttttttaatttattgattatttcttattttattattatcttttacattttaaaaagttatacaaaaaagaaaaaaaagaaaaatgctaaCCGACAATGCTGTGATTTGACAACTTGGGGAGGTAAGTGGCTTCCAGCAATCTTCGATTATTCTCTCCCATTCCTTTTTTACGTTCAACGACAGTAGTAGATTACGGAAGAGATAAAGTTGGAGAGAATGAGAGTCTTTGATGCTTTTGAATTTCCATGAATTTCCACCCATCTCCCCATAATACTCAACACTCTGTATTCCTCTGTCATCATCAGTGAAACGGAACGGTAGCTGTCATTTGTTAATGTGATTTTCTCTTTCAATCTTCATTTGCTTTTTATCATCGTTACTTGCCATGTCATCAGCTGCTTTAAAGGAGTTGATTGGGCAAAGGAAGACTTTTCtaatcatcttcttcttttcattttttttcttgcaggTAGGTGATCATCTTTTGGGTCTTTCATTCCCCACCAAGTTCCTGATTTTATTCAATCTTGtatattttcttcactttagGCATTATTACCTACCCTTATTATTAcctacctttaaaaaaaattacaagaaaaaataatatatgagcACAGATTTGATGGTCAAAGAGAAATGCGAAATTTCTAGGAAGTTTCATTTGGGAACACTTTTAAGGCATTAAAGTTAAAGTGtcacttaataaattattttttctagttatcatgtatattttttagttttaaattatttttaaaaatattaaacttattaataaatttaatacaacgggtcacttaatttaaaatttatttcttttattaaaatttttttttaaaaatagaaaaaaaaattatctattttatttttaaaaattgttttaaaataacaacaattaaattgaatagtataatttttaaatatatatatatatatatatatatatatatatatatatatatatatatatatatatatatatatatattttaaaatcataaactcAAATAGGTTTTTAGTATTTAGTAAAAAGAACTTTCatagatatttttaaatgaaaataaaaaaataatttaaa includes these proteins:
- the LOC117909943 gene encoding disease resistance protein RPV1-like, which codes for MASTSNPKRPSSSSSSSSSSNSKWRYDVFLSFRGEDTRNNFTSHLYKALDHANIETFIDDEGLPRGEEIAPELLKAIEGSRIALIVFSKTYAHSKWCLDELVKIMECEKEKGQKVFPIFYHVEPSEVRNQIGIYGEAFNNHEKNADEEKKKKKIEEWRTALRKAGNLSGFHLKDDRSEAEFIEDIIGEIRRLIPKLVHVGENMVGMDENLKVVKSLIDPQSNKVSMVGIYGIGGIGKTTIAKVVYNDMLVQFKRHSFLANVREKSKDDDGLLQLQKNLLCDILMEKDTKLSDIGKGIEKIKSECCFEKVLIVLDDVDCPRQLEFLAPNSECLHRGSIIIVTTRNKRCLDVYESYSSYEAKGLAHEQAKELFCWKAFKQDHPIENFVDLSNHILDYAKGLPLALVVLGSFLSKRNEGFWKSTLNQLKTNPLEDIQKVLQISYDGLDDKCKKLFLDIACFFKDEDEKIVTRILEGCKFHPTTGLTVLHERCLISITYGTIRMHDLLQEMGWEIVRKIDPERPGKWSRLWELQDVESVFAQNKGTKHIEGIFIKSDWSTNKRIQLNAEAFQKMNRLRLLKFKGNMVQLSQDFELPSHDLVYFHWEFYPLGSLPSNFHVDNLVQLNLWYSKIKHLWEGNMPTKKLKVIDLSHSDHLVDISSISSMPNLETLELTGCERLESLPRNLHKLECLQTLSCNGCSNLKSFPEIKEEMRSLRKLNLSHTGITELPSSIGNLNGLEDLDLGYCRNLLSLPDSIYSLSSLRTLDLVECSELVGFPDINIGSLKALEYLDLSWCENLESLPNSIGGLSSLQTLLLKRCSKLKGFPDINIGSLKALESLDFSCCRNLESLPVSIYNLSSLKSLKVTNCPKLKEMLEMKLGIDPSPWLFSPVTCHISNSKIIWDDGFSSLEALNPQCLLSSLVELSVRKFYGMEKDILSGSFHLSSLQILSLGNFPSMAEGILDKIFHLSSLVKLSLTKCKLKEEGIPSDIRNLSPLQQLSLRDCNLMEGKILNHICHLTSLEELYLGWNHFSSIPAGISRLSNLKALDLSHCKNLQQIPELPSSLRFLDAHCSDGISSSPSLLPIHSMVNCFKSEIEDGYVFNRYSSFLGNGIGIVIPRSSGILEWITNRNMGRNEVTIELPPNWYENGDLWGFALCCVYVAPAYESQYESGHISEEDSELEDEEPEFECDLIIEGNNQSEYLGFFCLASRCFKYDVSMQWVICYPKLAIEESYHTNQWTHIEASFYGAQVEECGIRLVYREDYEQKHPTMAQRSTSHGKFGDHGLVREAYYS